One stretch of Siphonobacter curvatus DNA includes these proteins:
- a CDS encoding P-loop NTPase family protein produces the protein MDLSELGDRICILGPSNSGKSTLAQAIGQKCNLEVIHLDQFYHWPHTNWDVRPRDEFVALHDAAISGDRWVMDGNYTVCMLQRFQRATGLIVLDVSTLTSLVRYVYRTLFQSHRAGSLEGGRDSLKWAMLHRILVITPKNRKRYTQLFNQAELPKIRLTSRREINQCYLDWGLQRAL, from the coding sequence ATGGATCTTTCAGAACTCGGAGATCGTATCTGCATTTTGGGGCCTTCCAACAGTGGTAAGTCTACGCTTGCTCAGGCCATTGGTCAGAAGTGTAACCTGGAAGTCATCCATCTCGATCAGTTTTATCATTGGCCCCATACCAACTGGGACGTACGCCCACGCGACGAATTTGTTGCCTTACACGATGCAGCTATCTCGGGTGATCGCTGGGTGATGGATGGGAACTATACCGTTTGTATGCTACAGCGATTTCAACGGGCAACCGGCCTGATCGTACTGGACGTTTCTACCTTAACCAGCCTGGTCCGCTACGTGTACCGAACGCTTTTTCAATCCCATCGAGCGGGTAGCCTGGAAGGCGGACGGGATAGCCTCAAATGGGCGATGCTTCATCGCATTCTGGTCATTACGCCTAAAAATCGGAAGCGATACACGCAACTATTCAATCAGGCGGAACTTCCTAAAATTCGGCTCACATCCCGGCGGGAAATCAATCAATGCTATCTCGACTGGGGTCTGCAACGGGCCTTGTAA